A genomic segment from Halobellus litoreus encodes:
- a CDS encoding zinc-dependent alcohol dehydrogenase, translating to MERQSLYFTGPFETEVRPTDVETSEEEVLVETRVSGISAGTELLIYRGEAPTDLPADETFETIDGDLSFPLRYGYAAVGEVVDVGDAVDDEWLGRSVFAFDPHETRFSIAPENLLRVPQDATPESMTLFPSVETATSLVLDGRPRVGEEVVVFGAGVVGLCTIGILSSFPLDRLVAVEPIPERRERARSMGADVAVAPDRLSEFLPDGSDGRPPNAAPGGVDLAYELSGCPSALDDAVDAVGYDGRVIVGSWYGEKPATLDLGASFHRDRISVESSQVSTLAPETRGRWTKQRRAETALDRLCDLDVSSLITHRVPFSDAPEAYRLLDDRRDGVLQVLLTYP from the coding sequence ATGGAACGGCAGTCGCTGTACTTCACCGGCCCGTTCGAAACCGAGGTCAGGCCGACAGACGTCGAGACGAGCGAGGAGGAGGTGCTCGTCGAGACGCGCGTTTCGGGTATCAGCGCCGGAACCGAACTGCTCATCTACCGAGGGGAAGCCCCCACGGACCTGCCGGCCGACGAGACGTTCGAGACGATCGACGGCGACCTGTCGTTCCCGCTGCGGTACGGCTATGCTGCCGTGGGCGAGGTCGTCGACGTCGGCGACGCGGTCGACGACGAGTGGCTCGGACGGTCGGTGTTCGCGTTCGACCCCCACGAAACCCGCTTTTCGATCGCCCCGGAGAACCTCCTTCGGGTCCCGCAGGACGCGACGCCGGAGTCGATGACGCTGTTCCCGTCGGTCGAGACCGCGACGTCCCTCGTGCTCGACGGCCGGCCGCGGGTGGGCGAGGAGGTCGTCGTCTTCGGGGCGGGCGTGGTCGGTCTCTGCACCATCGGTATCCTCTCGTCATTTCCGCTGGACAGGCTGGTCGCGGTCGAACCCATCCCCGAGCGGCGGGAGCGCGCCCGGTCGATGGGAGCCGACGTCGCCGTCGCTCCCGATCGGTTGTCCGAATTCCTACCCGACGGGAGCGACGGCCGTCCCCCGAACGCGGCTCCCGGCGGCGTCGACCTCGCGTACGAACTGTCGGGCTGTCCGTCCGCGCTCGACGACGCCGTCGACGCGGTGGGCTACGACGGGCGCGTGATCGTCGGCTCGTGGTACGGCGAGAAGCCGGCCACGCTCGACCTCGGCGCGTCGTTTCACCGAGACCGCATCTCCGTCGAGTCGAGCCAGGTGAGCACGCTCGCGCCGGAGACCCGCGGTCGGTGGACGAAGCAGCGCCGGGCCGAGACGGCGCTCGATCGGCTCTGCGACCTCGACGTCTCCTCGCTCATCACCCACCGAGTCCCGTTCTCCGACGCGCCCGAGGCGTATCGCCTCCTCGACGACCGTCGAGACGGGGTGCTGCAGGTACTGCTCACGTACCCGTGA
- a CDS encoding 6-pyruvoyl trahydropterin synthase family protein, with the protein MTRSDTDDAYELTVTRSFIAQHYLTVPDPGPEGDVHSHHFTVELRFSGPSLGEYGYLVDIDAVDAILDDLEDRYRDELLNDLPEFEGRNPSIEHFARLFGDRVAEALADPTPTGLTVRIWEDDVSWASHSRRLHG; encoded by the coding sequence ATGACACGGAGCGACACAGACGACGCCTACGAACTGACCGTCACGAGATCGTTCATCGCACAGCATTACCTGACCGTGCCCGACCCCGGTCCCGAGGGCGACGTGCACAGCCACCACTTCACGGTCGAACTCAGATTCTCGGGTCCGAGCCTCGGCGAGTACGGGTACCTGGTCGATATCGACGCCGTCGACGCGATCCTGGACGACCTCGAAGACCGCTACCGCGACGAACTGCTGAACGACCTCCCCGAGTTCGAGGGCCGCAACCCGAGTATCGAGCACTTCGCGCGACTGTTCGGCGACCGCGTCGCCGAGGCGCTGGCCGATCCCACGCCGACGGGGCTGACCGTCCGGATCTGGGAAGACGACGTCTCCTGGGCGAGCCACAGCCGTCGCCTGCACGGATGA
- a CDS encoding SAM-dependent methyltransferase encodes MNHARPRYLESKRSIDDRALSRRVRERLLTELPHDPQIVEAGCGTGVTVSRLRSWGIDSGRYRGVDTDERIVSFARDVRPKTLRRRGYRVSNAGRAHREEMAARSTDGDALGTDFAVGDLGVRFEVGDALEVLDATTGRDLVVAQAFADLVSLPRFVSAVESALRPAGLAYLPITFDGGTIFQPDHPADDAVERAYHAAIDARPGRDVRAGRHLVDLCRRREGTLLTVGSSDWVVRPRGRRYPGDERYFLSRILGFVEEAVGSASQSVEDLDSWLRTRRRQLERGELTYVAHQYDLLYRAPPG; translated from the coding sequence ATGAATCACGCTCGACCCAGATACCTGGAGTCGAAGCGCTCGATCGACGACCGAGCGCTCTCGCGACGCGTCCGGGAACGGCTGTTGACCGAACTCCCACACGACCCGCAGATCGTCGAAGCGGGGTGCGGGACCGGCGTTACGGTCTCTCGGCTCCGCTCGTGGGGTATCGATTCGGGCCGGTACCGCGGTGTCGACACCGACGAGCGGATCGTCTCGTTCGCCCGCGACGTCCGGCCCAAAACCCTCCGTCGTCGGGGCTATCGCGTGAGCAACGCTGGGAGGGCTCACCGAGAAGAGATGGCGGCTCGATCCACCGACGGCGACGCCCTCGGGACCGACTTCGCGGTCGGGGACCTCGGCGTTCGCTTCGAGGTCGGAGACGCCCTGGAGGTCCTCGACGCCACCACCGGCCGCGACCTGGTCGTCGCCCAGGCGTTCGCCGACCTCGTTTCGCTTCCCCGGTTCGTCTCGGCGGTCGAGTCCGCCCTCCGGCCGGCCGGGCTTGCCTACCTCCCGATCACGTTCGACGGGGGGACCATCTTTCAGCCGGACCATCCGGCCGACGACGCGGTCGAGCGGGCCTACCACGCGGCGATCGACGCGCGGCCGGGACGGGACGTTCGCGCGGGTCGCCACCTCGTCGATCTGTGCCGCCGACGCGAGGGGACGCTCCTGACGGTCGGGAGTTCGGACTGGGTCGTCCGCCCGCGGGGTCGGCGGTACCCGGGCGACGAACGCTACTTCCTGTCTCGGATCCTCGGATTCGTCGAGGAGGCCGTCGGCTCCGCTTCCCAGTCGGTCGAGGACCTCGACTCGTGGCTCCGGACCCGTCGCCGGCAACTCGAACGGGGGGAACTCACCTACGTCGCCCACCAGTACGACCTGCTGTACCGCGCGCCACCCGGCTGA
- a CDS encoding sodium:calcium antiporter: MALFGLLPHTPVVDAFVILVTTGLIWIGSGWLEESAEGLAAHYGLPAVVQGSIIVAIGSSFPELASVVFAALSGVFDIGVGAVVGSAIFNILVIPSLSGLAAAESLETNRTLVYKEAQFYMIAVSALIITFAFAVIYVPVPGQPPLVGRITRPLAVVPLLLYGLYVFIQWQDVSDFGQAGVEDANIRRQWLTLAAGLALILVAVEQLVGSVESLSQTFGVPELLAGVTIVAAATSLPDLLVSVRSARDGNSVTSLANVLGSNTFDLLVAIPAGVLIAGSVTIDFATAVPMFAILTLATVVLFAMIRTDLRLTTGEAYGLLAGYLVFVLWLITETLGVTTVLR, translated from the coding sequence ATGGCGTTGTTTGGACTGCTCCCCCACACGCCGGTCGTCGACGCCTTCGTGATACTCGTCACGACCGGGCTGATCTGGATCGGTAGCGGATGGCTCGAAGAGAGCGCGGAGGGGCTGGCCGCCCACTACGGGCTTCCCGCGGTGGTCCAGGGGTCGATCATCGTCGCGATCGGGTCGAGTTTTCCCGAACTCGCGAGCGTCGTGTTCGCGGCGCTCTCGGGCGTGTTCGACATCGGCGTGGGGGCCGTCGTCGGCTCCGCTATCTTCAACATCCTGGTGATCCCCTCGCTGTCGGGACTCGCCGCCGCGGAGTCGCTGGAGACGAACCGGACGCTGGTGTACAAGGAAGCGCAGTTCTACATGATCGCGGTCTCGGCGCTGATCATCACGTTCGCGTTCGCGGTCATCTACGTACCGGTCCCGGGCCAACCCCCGCTCGTCGGCCGGATCACGCGCCCCCTCGCGGTGGTGCCGCTGCTCCTGTACGGGCTCTACGTCTTCATCCAGTGGCAGGACGTCTCCGACTTCGGGCAGGCGGGCGTCGAGGACGCGAACATTCGGCGGCAGTGGCTGACGCTCGCCGCCGGACTCGCGCTGATCCTCGTCGCCGTCGAACAGCTCGTCGGCAGCGTCGAGTCGCTGTCGCAGACGTTCGGCGTCCCGGAATTGCTCGCCGGCGTGACGATCGTCGCCGCTGCGACGAGTCTCCCGGACCTGCTCGTGAGCGTTCGTTCGGCCCGCGATGGCAACAGCGTCACGAGCCTCGCCAACGTCCTCGGGTCGAACACGTTCGACCTCTTGGTCGCCATTCCGGCCGGCGTCCTCATCGCCGGGAGCGTGACGATTGACTTCGCGACAGCCGTCCCGATGTTCGCGATTCTCACGCTCGCGACGGTGGTCCTGTTCGCGATGATTCGAACGGACCTGCGGCTCACGACCGGCGAAGCGTACGGTCTGCTGGCGGGCTACCTCGTGTTCGTCCTGTGGCTCATCACCGAGACACTGGGCGTAACGACCGTCCTCCGGTGA
- a CDS encoding APC family permease has translation MSGDDTLFVREATGLVRDWSSYDAGIYAFLSVNIVTLGFYIWTFNAFIPQGSPILATLIAVVAITLQNVVYATLVASMPRVGGDYVWQSRLLSGFWGFFLSWPGWVFILWLWVPIYGSILSWLVLGPVSALFGFVELANFWNSSLGLFASSMIVVAFVFIYVSLGMKWYARIQQALFYVGVVGLLLFVGGLLTTNPSQFQSAFDSQMAAWGMGQTYNGIIEGTSVSFASAWNLNWGASYKLFPMLLFWIMWTVWGSTLFGEVREAGEFKKMFGVFEGALLAAAGLAIVLWPLFDSAIGYTFYQALNYNYFVGAGAQQWLSSPTTLAAIAMGNGVLAKLMAILMAGWFFAWSGTVFLSSTRVIFATAFDRTIPEVFSEVKGRYNTPIYAILLMAIPAAILTVIYFFAPGFQTLTLAATFAIAVTFLGSTIACMLFPWRRPELFSKNPVSKYEIAGVPVVSIVAGVYVLILLSVFYLWATESVYGLNNMRSMGFLGVLYLLSAIIYLGMKSYRAQEGVDLDNLHSEIPKD, from the coding sequence ATGTCAGGGGACGATACCTTATTCGTCCGAGAAGCGACCGGATTGGTCCGAGACTGGTCGTCGTACGATGCAGGAATATACGCGTTCCTGTCGGTAAACATCGTCACGTTGGGCTTCTACATCTGGACGTTCAACGCGTTCATTCCGCAGGGGAGCCCGATCCTGGCGACGCTGATCGCCGTCGTCGCGATCACGTTGCAGAACGTGGTGTACGCGACGCTGGTGGCGTCGATGCCCCGCGTCGGCGGCGACTACGTCTGGCAGAGTCGGCTGTTGAGCGGCTTCTGGGGGTTCTTCCTCTCGTGGCCCGGGTGGGTGTTCATCCTCTGGCTCTGGGTCCCGATCTACGGGTCGATCCTGTCGTGGCTCGTGTTGGGACCGGTTTCGGCCCTGTTCGGATTCGTCGAACTGGCGAACTTCTGGAACTCGAGTCTGGGGCTTTTCGCCTCCTCGATGATCGTCGTCGCCTTCGTGTTCATCTACGTCAGCCTCGGGATGAAGTGGTACGCGAGAATCCAGCAGGCACTGTTCTACGTCGGCGTCGTCGGGTTGCTCCTCTTCGTCGGGGGACTGCTCACGACGAACCCCTCGCAGTTCCAGTCGGCTTTCGACTCCCAGATGGCCGCGTGGGGGATGGGTCAGACCTACAACGGTATCATCGAGGGAACGTCGGTGAGCTTCGCCTCGGCCTGGAACCTCAACTGGGGCGCGTCGTACAAGCTGTTCCCGATGCTGTTGTTCTGGATTATGTGGACGGTCTGGGGGTCGACGCTGTTCGGTGAGGTCCGGGAAGCGGGCGAGTTCAAGAAGATGTTCGGCGTCTTCGAGGGCGCGCTGCTCGCCGCCGCGGGGCTGGCGATCGTCCTGTGGCCGCTCTTCGACTCCGCGATCGGATACACGTTCTACCAGGCGCTGAACTACAACTACTTCGTCGGCGCGGGCGCGCAGCAGTGGCTCTCCTCGCCGACGACGCTGGCCGCCATCGCGATGGGGAACGGCGTCCTCGCGAAGCTTATGGCGATCCTGATGGCCGGGTGGTTCTTCGCCTGGTCGGGGACGGTCTTCCTCTCTTCGACGCGGGTCATCTTCGCGACGGCGTTCGACCGGACGATCCCCGAGGTCTTCTCGGAGGTCAAGGGACGGTACAACACCCCGATATACGCCATCCTGCTGATGGCGATTCCGGCCGCGATCCTCACGGTGATTTACTTCTTCGCGCCCGGCTTCCAGACGCTGACCTTGGCGGCCACGTTCGCGATCGCCGTCACGTTCCTCGGCTCGACGATCGCGTGTATGCTGTTCCCGTGGCGGCGTCCGGAACTGTTCTCGAAGAACCCCGTCTCGAAGTACGAAATCGCCGGCGTCCCGGTGGTCTCGATCGTCGCGGGCGTGTACGTGTTGATCCTCCTGTCGGTGTTCTACCTCTGGGCGACCGAGAGCGTCTACGGCCTCAACAATATGCGTTCGATGGGGTTCCTCGGCGTGCTGTACCTCCTCTCGGCGATCATCTACCTCGGAATGAAGTCCTACCGCGCTCAGGAGGGCGTCGACCTCGACAATCTCCACTCGGAGATCCCCAAAGACTGA
- a CDS encoding metallophosphoesterase family protein, with protein sequence MGVIDTLKRKLNQENASRESAGMDKESGVTRIFFATDIHGSTACWRKFINSADFYEADVLILGGDTTGKAIFPIVDEGEQYTYTRQGDEHTITDGDELDDLLESLENTGYYPYVMEQAEYERLQEADDADDRQDEIFIAEMKSRIEEWIEFGEERLDDTPVYASPGNDDPFEIDEVWESSDLVRLVEGEVVDIGQGYQMASSGWTHPTPWDTDREETEAELRERLEAVVGSVDDYDRAIFNFHEPPYDSGLDEAPELDEDLRPKFGAQSTEPVGSEAVREIIEDYQPPLSLHGHIHESRGQTEIGETTAINPGSVYSEGSLQGAVIDLKPEVDVVGLVRG encoded by the coding sequence ATGGGAGTTATCGACACGCTAAAGCGGAAGCTCAATCAGGAGAACGCCTCCAGAGAGAGCGCCGGGATGGACAAGGAGTCGGGGGTGACGCGGATATTCTTCGCGACGGATATCCACGGATCGACGGCCTGTTGGCGGAAGTTCATCAACAGTGCGGACTTCTACGAGGCCGACGTGCTGATTCTCGGCGGCGACACCACCGGCAAGGCGATTTTTCCCATCGTCGACGAAGGAGAGCAGTACACGTACACTCGACAGGGCGACGAGCACACGATCACCGACGGGGACGAACTCGACGACCTCCTGGAGTCGCTCGAAAACACGGGCTATTACCCCTACGTAATGGAGCAGGCGGAGTACGAGCGGTTACAGGAGGCCGACGACGCCGACGACCGTCAGGACGAGATTTTCATCGCGGAGATGAAGTCCCGAATCGAGGAGTGGATCGAGTTCGGCGAGGAGCGACTCGACGACACGCCGGTCTACGCCAGTCCCGGGAACGACGACCCCTTCGAGATAGACGAGGTGTGGGAGTCGTCCGATCTCGTCCGCCTCGTCGAGGGCGAGGTCGTCGACATCGGCCAGGGGTATCAGATGGCCAGTTCGGGGTGGACGCATCCGACGCCGTGGGACACCGACCGCGAGGAGACCGAGGCGGAACTCAGAGAGCGCCTCGAGGCCGTCGTCGGGTCTGTCGACGACTACGACCGCGCGATTTTCAACTTCCACGAACCGCCGTACGATTCGGGGCTCGACGAAGCGCCGGAGTTGGACGAGGACCTCCGACCGAAGTTCGGCGCGCAGTCGACGGAACCCGTGGGGAGCGAAGCGGTGCGAGAGATCATCGAGGACTACCAGCCGCCGCTGTCGCTGCACGGACACATTCACGAGTCCCGCGGACAGACGGAGATCGGCGAGACGACCGCGATCAATCCCGGGAGCGTCTATTCGGAAGGATCGCTGCAAGGGGCGGTCATCGACCTCAAACCGGAGGTCGACGTCGTTGGCCTCGTGCGGGGGTAA
- a CDS encoding mycofactocin-coupled SDR family oxidoreductase → MTSGENIPEYDFSGQVAFVTGAARGQGRSHAVAYAEHGADVVVTDICDSLATADYPLGTTADLEETAELIEREGQEALPLEMDVRDEAQVQAAVERAVEEFGRIDVLANNAGIWNLEYLHEMSEQQWDEMLDTDLKGVWLCSKHVAQHMIERGEGGKIVSTASTAGHGASYRGGHYTAAKHGVVGLTKSFAIELGQYDINVNCVSPTGIDSPMTRGLTEKYGQEAIAELNEYTGSWNVIDEGPVESQDVTEAYLWLSSDAARYVTGTAVAVDAGLMAK, encoded by the coding sequence ATGACCTCAGGAGAGAACATCCCGGAGTACGACTTCAGCGGTCAGGTAGCGTTCGTCACGGGCGCTGCTCGCGGCCAGGGGCGATCGCACGCGGTCGCCTACGCGGAACACGGCGCGGACGTCGTGGTAACGGACATCTGTGATTCCCTGGCGACCGCCGACTACCCGCTCGGAACGACGGCGGACCTCGAAGAAACGGCCGAACTGATCGAACGCGAAGGACAGGAGGCACTGCCCCTCGAGATGGACGTTCGCGACGAGGCACAGGTGCAGGCCGCCGTCGAGCGGGCGGTCGAGGAGTTCGGCCGGATCGACGTGCTCGCGAACAACGCCGGCATCTGGAACCTGGAATACCTCCACGAGATGAGCGAACAGCAGTGGGACGAGATGCTCGACACGGATCTCAAAGGGGTCTGGCTCTGCTCGAAACACGTCGCCCAGCACATGATCGAGCGCGGTGAGGGCGGGAAAATCGTCAGCACCGCCTCGACCGCCGGTCACGGTGCGAGCTACCGCGGTGGGCACTACACGGCCGCAAAACACGGCGTCGTGGGCTTGACGAAGTCGTTTGCCATCGAACTTGGCCAGTACGACATCAACGTCAACTGCGTGTCGCCGACGGGTATCGATTCGCCGATGACCCGAGGTCTGACGGAGAAATACGGACAGGAAGCCATCGCCGAACTCAACGAATACACCGGCAGTTGGAACGTGATAGACGAGGGACCAGTCGAGTCCCAGGACGTGACCGAGGCCTACCTGTGGCTGTCGAGCGACGCCGCCCGGTACGTCACCGGAACCGCAGTGGCCGTCGATGCGGGGCTGATGGCGAAATAA
- a CDS encoding aldehyde dehydrogenase family protein — protein sequence MSRNETQDAIRERHRSAHTEALLTVEVGPWIDGETETAGTTVATTDPAIDEPIVAVPACDADAVDRAVETAWDAYDRTWSEATPETRSKRLSEWVDALEDRVDELTRLESLDTGKTLQEARGEVEGAIGTLRYYASVTRAQTGEQIPTGSELHLYTRSEPYGVVGQVTPWNFPAWATAWKLGPALAAGNCAVLKPSAHAPLSTLRMVQLSKGIFPDGVVNVLTGRGSTVGSELVEHDDVRKVSFTGSEAVGKGVMRAAAARIAPVTLELGGKSPLVVFPDADLDTAVDAAADGVYYSAGEICDALSRVLVHEDVHDEFVDRFVERAESYVLGDPLDEATTMGPLTNGEQFETVREYIDVGKSEGATLAVGGGVPDDPALADGHYVEPTAFTGVDNEMRIARDEIFGPVQTIQSFETYEEAIALANDTDYGLAAGIATESTDLAHGAAADLEAGIVYVNAYGPIRPEGPYGGFKQSGIGRDLGEEAIEHYRQTKTVYVNLDDPSENPNL from the coding sequence ATGTCCCGAAACGAAACCCAAGACGCGATTCGGGAGCGACACCGCAGCGCACACACCGAGGCGCTTCTGACGGTCGAGGTCGGACCCTGGATCGACGGCGAGACCGAGACGGCCGGCACGACCGTCGCGACCACCGACCCGGCGATCGACGAACCGATCGTGGCGGTGCCGGCCTGTGACGCGGACGCGGTCGACCGCGCCGTCGAGACCGCGTGGGACGCCTACGACCGCACGTGGAGCGAGGCGACGCCGGAAACGCGCTCGAAACGCCTCTCGGAGTGGGTCGACGCGCTCGAAGACCGGGTCGACGAACTGACGCGGTTGGAGTCACTCGACACGGGGAAGACGCTGCAGGAGGCGCGCGGGGAGGTCGAGGGCGCGATCGGGACCCTTCGATACTACGCTTCGGTCACGCGGGCGCAGACGGGCGAGCAGATTCCTACTGGGAGTGAACTGCATCTCTACACGCGCTCGGAACCGTACGGCGTCGTCGGGCAGGTGACGCCGTGGAACTTCCCGGCGTGGGCGACCGCCTGGAAACTCGGGCCGGCGCTCGCCGCCGGCAACTGCGCCGTGCTCAAGCCGTCCGCGCACGCGCCGCTGAGCACCCTTCGGATGGTCCAACTCTCGAAAGGGATCTTTCCGGACGGCGTCGTGAACGTGCTCACGGGACGGGGTTCGACGGTCGGTTCGGAACTGGTCGAACACGACGACGTGCGGAAAGTGTCGTTCACGGGGAGCGAGGCCGTCGGCAAAGGCGTAATGCGGGCTGCCGCCGCCCGTATCGCTCCCGTGACGCTCGAACTCGGAGGCAAGTCACCGCTCGTCGTCTTCCCCGACGCGGACCTCGACACCGCCGTCGACGCCGCGGCCGACGGCGTCTACTACAGCGCGGGCGAAATCTGCGACGCGCTGTCGCGCGTGCTCGTCCACGAGGACGTCCACGACGAGTTCGTCGATCGGTTCGTCGAGAGAGCCGAATCGTACGTACTCGGCGATCCGCTCGACGAGGCCACGACGATGGGCCCACTCACGAACGGCGAGCAGTTCGAGACCGTCCGGGAGTACATCGATGTGGGGAAGTCCGAGGGCGCGACCCTCGCAGTCGGCGGCGGCGTTCCCGACGACCCGGCGCTCGCGGACGGGCACTACGTCGAACCCACCGCGTTCACGGGCGTCGACAACGAGATGCGGATCGCCCGCGACGAGATCTTCGGGCCGGTGCAGACGATTCAGTCGTTCGAGACGTACGAGGAGGCCATCGCGCTGGCGAACGACACCGACTACGGTCTCGCTGCCGGCATCGCGACGGAGTCCACAGATCTGGCACACGGGGCGGCGGCCGATCTGGAGGCCGGAATCGTCTACGTCAACGCCTACGGGCCGATCCGTCCAGAGGGGCCCTACGGCGGGTTCAAGCAGTCCGGCATCGGCCGCGACCTCGGAGAAGAAGCGATCGAACACTACCGACAGACGAAGACGGTCTACGTCAACCTCGACGATCCATCGGAGAACCCGAACCTATGA
- a CDS encoding zinc-dependent alcohol dehydrogenase family protein, which translates to MRAAVLEEYEEPLAIRDVERPTPDPDGVVARVDACGVCRSDWHGWVGNWEWFDYKPPRGHILGHEPSGTVIEVGEEVESVSEGDEVAIPFNFACGHCHECRVGYENLCENHLGLGFQEGAPGAFAEEVPIPHADINAVPLPDGVDQVEVAGMGCRYMTAYRGMAHQADVSRGEYVVVYGLGGIGLSAVQIADALGANVIGVDLMEEKLDLAEELGAIATVDGADVDDPVNEVQDITDGGAHVSLDALGIEETCKNAINSLRTRGRHVQIGLTTKEQHGYNPLPTDTIVMNEIEINGSSGLPPSKYGEMFRMVEHGKLDPGAVITDEIGLDGVSEELEAMTDYQTVGIPVVSEFA; encoded by the coding sequence ATGCGAGCAGCAGTACTCGAAGAGTATGAAGAGCCGTTGGCCATCAGGGACGTCGAGCGACCGACGCCGGATCCCGACGGCGTCGTCGCACGTGTCGACGCCTGTGGCGTCTGCCGAAGTGACTGGCACGGGTGGGTCGGTAACTGGGAGTGGTTCGACTACAAGCCGCCACGGGGACACATCCTGGGCCACGAACCGTCCGGAACCGTCATCGAAGTCGGCGAGGAGGTCGAATCGGTCAGCGAAGGCGACGAGGTGGCAATTCCGTTCAATTTCGCCTGCGGGCACTGCCACGAGTGCCGCGTGGGCTACGAGAACCTCTGTGAGAACCACCTCGGTCTGGGCTTCCAGGAGGGCGCACCCGGCGCGTTCGCCGAGGAAGTCCCCATTCCGCACGCGGACATCAACGCCGTCCCCCTTCCCGACGGAGTCGATCAAGTCGAAGTCGCCGGAATGGGCTGTCGGTATATGACCGCCTACCGCGGGATGGCGCACCAGGCGGACGTCAGCCGCGGCGAGTACGTCGTCGTCTACGGACTCGGCGGCATCGGGCTCTCTGCCGTCCAGATCGCCGATGCGCTGGGCGCCAACGTGATCGGGGTCGACTTGATGGAGGAGAAACTGGACCTGGCCGAGGAGCTCGGCGCGATTGCGACAGTCGACGGAGCGGACGTCGACGACCCGGTGAACGAAGTGCAAGACATCACAGACGGCGGGGCGCACGTCTCGCTGGACGCCCTCGGGATCGAGGAAACGTGTAAGAACGCCATAAATTCCCTGCGGACCCGCGGACGCCACGTGCAGATCGGGCTCACGACGAAGGAGCAACACGGCTACAATCCCCTGCCGACCGACACGATCGTCATGAACGAGATCGAGATCAACGGGTCGAGCGGTCTCCCGCCGTCGAAATACGGCGAGATGTTCCGAATGGTGGAACACGGAAAGTTAGACCCGGGTGCGGTGATCACCGACGAGATCGGCCTGGACGGAGTCAGCGAGGAACTCGAAGCGATGACCGACTACCAGACGGTCGGTATCCCCGTCGTCAGCGAGTTTGCGTGA
- a CDS encoding IclR family transcriptional regulator, with protein sequence MSDNETIVKTTQTSLEIVSTIRDRGGARTNEIVEAHDIAKSTAHKHLTTLERAGYLRKVGERYYIGYRFLNLGEYAREQWSWFSAVKSAVEELSERTEEECDFVVDDHGRVITIVESYHKWAKYGSDDGTKRYRANIGTYYPMHATGSGLAILSSYPRERVDSIIDEHRLPALTDHTITSREELFDELDRISERGYAIGDRYYTEGLRSVGMVVTGVDGSALGALSVSGPTYRIDGSVLDTEIPRSLSAVVDSLESELESILPPV encoded by the coding sequence ATGTCTGACAATGAAACGATTGTAAAGACCACGCAAACCTCACTAGAAATCGTCTCCACGATACGAGATCGTGGCGGCGCGCGGACGAACGAGATCGTCGAGGCCCACGACATCGCAAAAAGTACTGCACACAAACACCTCACGACTCTCGAGCGGGCGGGATACCTCCGGAAGGTCGGCGAGCGGTACTACATCGGCTACCGGTTCTTGAACCTCGGCGAGTACGCTCGGGAGCAGTGGTCGTGGTTCTCGGCCGTCAAATCGGCCGTCGAGGAACTCTCAGAACGCACCGAAGAGGAATGCGATTTCGTGGTCGACGACCACGGCCGAGTCATTACCATCGTCGAATCGTACCACAAGTGGGCCAAGTACGGAAGCGACGACGGCACGAAACGCTACCGAGCGAACATCGGAACGTACTATCCGATGCACGCGACCGGGTCGGGCCTCGCGATCCTGTCGTCCTACCCCAGAGAGCGCGTCGATTCGATCATCGACGAACACAGACTCCCCGCGCTCACGGACCACACCATCACGTCGCGGGAGGAACTGTTCGACGAACTCGACCGGATCTCCGAGCGGGGATACGCCATCGGTGACAGGTACTACACCGAAGGACTCCGGAGCGTCGGTATGGTGGTGACCGGCGTCGACGGATCCGCACTGGGCGCGCTCAGCGTGTCGGGACCGACGTATCGCATCGACGGATCGGTGCTCGACACGGAAATCCCGCGCTCCCTCTCGGCCGTCGTCGACTCGCTCGAATCCGAACTGGAATCCATTCTGCCCCCGGTGTGA
- a CDS encoding DUF7344 domain-containing protein, with translation MSPTRSGDRLSTEQALRLLADENRYRVLLTLCECDPDDQYRVEAMLERLAETTLGEGNRESGTDDAIERLAVELRHNHLPQLEERDVIDWDEEANAIARGPSFDDVRPVVELLRDNSDELPGGW, from the coding sequence ATGAGTCCGACCCGAAGCGGCGATCGATTGTCGACCGAACAGGCCCTCAGACTGCTCGCAGACGAGAACCGGTACCGTGTCCTGCTGACGCTCTGTGAATGCGACCCAGACGACCAATACCGTGTGGAAGCGATGCTCGAACGCCTCGCAGAAACCACTCTGGGGGAAGGGAATCGGGAGTCCGGAACCGATGACGCGATCGAACGACTCGCAGTCGAACTCCGACACAACCACCTGCCCCAGTTGGAAGAGCGAGACGTGATCGACTGGGACGAAGAGGCGAACGCGATCGCTCGGGGGCCGTCCTTCGACGATGTACGACCGGTCGTAGAACTACTCAGAGACAATTCCGACGAACTTCCCGGGGGCTGGTGA